A single region of the Sphingobium sp. TKS genome encodes:
- a CDS encoding alginate export family protein, giving the protein MLRSLIAAGLLAGALAAPASAQQREAWQAPTLSITRYDEDWSDLADAQKRAHHWTGPLKYIPLGDDSWLSTGIELRARTENYQNNLWGGAGVPDDSYLWLRALPYADLHVGKVRAFVQPILAYALGVSPSASPIDQTRVDLLQGFGEVDLGPVTVRAGRQMLSLGTERLVGTRYGPNVPLAFDGVRADGTVGRARISLLNMRPVQPGPGSFDDATSQDKALWGAYVTLPELDLYYLGYRNRLARFGGLTGREIRHSIGLRSNGVRGNWHWNVEGVAQFGHFEGQRISAWTLGTEVGHRFAALTFAPDATLRVNVVSGDGKAGDGKIGTFNALFPKGKYFGELSPVGPTNIISVNPRINGTLGGGVSVSLAGMAYWRYSIADGVYDIPGNLIRDAGGSKARFIGKEAEATIAWQAMPEWELSASLSAFAPGAFIRETGPAKTIAMLGMESNFRF; this is encoded by the coding sequence GTGCTTAGGAGTCTCATCGCTGCCGGGCTGCTGGCAGGCGCCTTGGCGGCGCCGGCCAGCGCCCAGCAGCGCGAGGCATGGCAGGCCCCCACGCTCAGCATCACACGCTATGACGAGGACTGGTCCGATCTCGCCGATGCGCAGAAACGCGCGCATCACTGGACCGGTCCGCTCAAATATATCCCGCTCGGCGACGACAGTTGGTTGAGCACCGGCATCGAACTGCGCGCCCGCACCGAGAATTATCAGAATAATCTCTGGGGCGGTGCGGGCGTGCCGGATGACAGCTATCTTTGGTTGCGCGCGCTGCCCTATGCCGATCTGCATGTGGGCAAGGTGCGAGCTTTCGTGCAGCCGATCCTGGCCTACGCGCTCGGCGTCTCCCCATCGGCCAGCCCGATAGATCAGACGCGGGTCGATCTGCTCCAGGGGTTCGGCGAGGTCGACCTCGGCCCGGTCACAGTGCGTGCCGGCCGCCAGATGCTGTCGCTCGGCACCGAACGGTTAGTCGGGACGCGCTACGGCCCCAATGTCCCGCTCGCCTTCGATGGCGTGCGGGCAGACGGCACGGTCGGGCGTGCCAGGATCAGCCTGCTGAACATGCGGCCCGTCCAGCCCGGTCCCGGCAGCTTCGACGACGCAACCTCTCAAGACAAGGCGTTATGGGGCGCCTATGTCACGCTCCCGGAGCTGGACCTTTACTACCTCGGCTACCGTAACCGGCTTGCGCGCTTTGGTGGACTGACAGGGCGCGAAATTCGACATAGCATCGGCCTGCGATCAAACGGCGTGCGTGGCAACTGGCATTGGAATGTCGAGGGGGTGGCGCAGTTCGGCCATTTCGAAGGGCAGCGGATCTCGGCATGGACGCTGGGCACGGAGGTCGGCCACAGGTTTGCCGCGCTCACCTTCGCTCCGGACGCGACATTGCGGGTCAATGTCGTCAGCGGCGATGGCAAGGCGGGCGATGGCAAGATCGGCACGTTCAACGCGCTCTTCCCCAAGGGGAAGTATTTCGGCGAGCTTTCGCCGGTCGGTCCGACCAATATCATCAGCGTCAATCCGCGCATCAACGGTACGTTGGGTGGTGGTGTGTCAGTCAGCCTCGCCGGCATGGCGTACTGGCGGTACAGCATTGCGGACGGCGTGTACGACATACCCGGCAATCTGATCCGCGATGCAGGCGGCAGCAAGGCACGCTTCATCGGCAAGGAGGCCGAAGCGACGATCGCCTGGCAGGCGATGCCCGAGTGGGAATTGTCGGCATCCTTGTCCGCCTTCGCACCGGGCGCCTTCATCCGTGAGACCGGTCCTGCCAAGACGATCGCCATGCTGGGCATGGAAAGCAACTTTCGCTTTTGA